From a region of the Aeoliella mucimassa genome:
- a CDS encoding peptidase domain-containing ABC transporter yields the protein MTSLLEASPKTKLSATLVRICRECGVDIELLRAEQLLSEVQTAWPGEPRQMWGKWLVECCNSLALRAQTLEVTTDQIAELATDGAKLAGGFTDSHGLQVIVGGNSKGIYLAEGPFEGSRFTPKPQFEQLVDEAGAHGEVAHWVVVEHPELSNVDSARELKHRPIRRLLRIVRPEWPDIWMILVFATVAGVLNLATPIGVEALVNTVAFGRLLQPVLVLAILLFGFLAFAAMMKAMQTYVAEIIQRRLFARVAADLAYRLPRVEGATHGKYYGPELVNRFLDVVTLQKVVANLLLDGVSIVLATLVGMAVLAFYHPWLLGFDFLLIIIVGVGLVVLGRGAIASGIDESKLKYKLTAWFEDVIRCPTGFKSDGGAEYAFDRANRLTSQYLKIRQAHFSILFRQIVFTLGLQAVAGTILLGVGGWLVIQGQLSLGQLVAAELIVTTILSSLAKLGKHLEGFYDLVAAVDKLGVLFDLPVERHSGIVDTLNTEHGLPVAFHSVRGNAGDFLVQHSLTGKIAAGERVAILGAAGSGKSTLARMLYGLESPAAGRVEIKGCEPRDLRPDVLRSVVAVAGEVELFEASILENLHLGRPGVTVNQAHKVLESTGLLESVYKLPDGLETHLLPNGRPLSSVQQKLLMLARAISGNPQLLIVDGLLDALPDEQLSQAIDLLLSPAANWTVVVMTSRPEIAAQFDRRLQLHATKAIA from the coding sequence ATGACGTCTTTACTCGAAGCTTCACCCAAGACCAAGCTCTCCGCTACGCTCGTTCGCATCTGTCGCGAGTGTGGTGTCGACATCGAGTTGTTGCGGGCCGAGCAATTACTCAGCGAAGTGCAAACCGCCTGGCCGGGAGAGCCGCGTCAGATGTGGGGGAAGTGGCTCGTCGAGTGCTGCAACAGCCTTGCGCTACGCGCTCAGACTCTGGAAGTTACGACCGATCAAATCGCAGAACTCGCGACCGACGGAGCCAAGCTGGCGGGGGGATTTACCGACTCACATGGTCTGCAGGTGATCGTCGGAGGGAACAGCAAGGGTATTTATCTGGCCGAAGGCCCGTTCGAAGGTTCGCGATTCACGCCGAAGCCGCAGTTCGAGCAACTCGTGGACGAAGCGGGTGCGCATGGCGAAGTCGCCCATTGGGTGGTGGTCGAGCATCCCGAGCTATCCAATGTCGATAGCGCTCGCGAACTGAAGCATCGTCCGATTCGTCGGTTGCTCCGCATCGTGCGTCCGGAGTGGCCTGATATTTGGATGATTTTGGTGTTCGCCACCGTAGCGGGGGTGTTGAATCTGGCGACCCCTATTGGTGTCGAAGCACTCGTGAATACGGTTGCCTTTGGCCGGTTGCTACAACCAGTGCTGGTACTGGCAATCCTGCTGTTCGGCTTTCTCGCATTTGCCGCGATGATGAAGGCCATGCAGACCTACGTGGCCGAAATCATCCAACGGCGACTCTTCGCCCGCGTCGCAGCCGACTTGGCGTATCGCTTGCCGCGAGTCGAAGGAGCCACGCACGGCAAGTACTACGGGCCCGAGTTGGTCAATCGCTTCCTCGATGTCGTCACGCTGCAAAAAGTAGTTGCTAACTTGCTGCTTGATGGGGTGAGCATCGTGCTGGCTACCCTCGTCGGCATGGCGGTGCTTGCCTTCTATCATCCATGGCTTTTGGGCTTTGATTTCCTGCTGATCATCATCGTCGGCGTGGGGCTGGTAGTGCTCGGTCGCGGGGCGATTGCCTCCGGAATCGACGAGTCGAAACTCAAGTACAAACTAACCGCCTGGTTCGAGGACGTGATTCGCTGTCCTACCGGATTCAAGTCCGACGGAGGGGCCGAGTACGCGTTCGATCGAGCGAATCGTTTGACTTCGCAGTACCTGAAGATTCGGCAAGCGCACTTTAGCATTCTGTTCCGCCAAATCGTGTTCACCCTCGGATTGCAGGCGGTCGCAGGCACCATTCTGCTCGGCGTCGGTGGCTGGCTGGTGATTCAAGGGCAACTATCACTGGGGCAACTCGTCGCGGCCGAGCTGATTGTCACTACCATACTTTCTTCGCTCGCCAAGCTTGGAAAGCACCTCGAAGGATTCTACGACCTGGTGGCCGCAGTCGATAAGCTCGGTGTCCTGTTCGACCTGCCTGTCGAGCGTCACTCGGGCATCGTCGACACGCTGAACACCGAACATGGTTTGCCTGTTGCGTTTCACTCGGTGCGGGGCAACGCGGGCGACTTCCTCGTTCAGCACTCGCTAACGGGCAAGATAGCCGCCGGCGAGCGAGTCGCGATTCTTGGCGCAGCCGGCAGCGGCAAGTCGACTTTGGCACGCATGCTGTATGGACTCGAATCGCCAGCCGCTGGTCGGGTGGAGATCAAAGGGTGCGAACCTCGCGACCTGCGTCCCGACGTGCTTCGCTCGGTGGTCGCGGTGGCTGGTGAGGTCGAATTGTTCGAGGCCAGTATTCTTGAGAACCTACATCTCGGAAGGCCCGGCGTTACCGTTAACCAGGCACATAAGGTACTTGAGTCAACCGGGCTGCTCGAGAGTGTCTACAAGTTGCCCGATGGTCTGGAGACCCATCTGCTACCGAACGGGCGGCCCCTATCGTCGGTGCAGCAGAAGTTGCTCATGCTCGCTCGGGCGATCTCCGGAAATCCTCAACTGCTGATTGTCGATGGATTGCTCGACGCATTGCCCGACGAGCAACTCTCGCAGGCGATCGATCTGCTGCTATCGCCTGCGGCCAACTGGACCGTGGTGGTCATGACTAGCCGGCCCGAGATTGCAGCCCAGTTTGATCGTCGACTACAACTTCACGCCACGAAAGCGATTGCCTGA
- a CDS encoding helix-turn-helix transcriptional regulator, with amino-acid sequence MNTPSNHPAAETTPGPRWTFLTNHAHVLLELKTHPDMVLREVAIRVGITERAVQRIVQELEEEGFLERQRVGRRNQYRVMLDKHLRHPIESHCTIAELLSLVANDSNKVSQS; translated from the coding sequence GTGAATACTCCCTCCAATCATCCTGCTGCTGAAACAACACCTGGGCCGCGGTGGACGTTTCTAACCAATCACGCCCACGTGCTTTTGGAATTGAAGACCCATCCCGATATGGTGCTTCGCGAGGTCGCGATTCGGGTCGGCATCACCGAGCGGGCGGTGCAGCGGATTGTGCAGGAGTTGGAGGAAGAGGGATTCCTCGAACGTCAACGCGTTGGTCGGCGTAACCAGTATCGAGTAATGCTCGACAAACACCTGCGGCATCCTATCGAATCGCATTGCACCATCGCGGAGCTACTGAGTCTGGTGGCAAATGATTCGAACAAGGTAAGCCAGAGCTAA